In Natrononativus amylolyticus, a single window of DNA contains:
- the glmS gene encoding glutamine--fructose-6-phosphate transaminase (isomerizing) yields the protein MCGIIGRVGDGDAIDTLLTGLENLEYRGYDSAGVAVQNGAGIKVQKRSGKVQELKNSINGAPLEGRVGIGHTRWSTHGPPTDENAHPHTDSTADVAVVHNGIIENYATLKTQLREQGHEFTSDTDTEVIPHLIQQYLDEDMENEAAFRRAIERLEGSYAVAVMFSGEHVIYAARQGSPLVVGIEDDEFFLASDVPAFLEYTDSVVYLEDGDVAIVEPDGVEFTDLDGNAIVREPETVDWDPEQAGKGEYDHFMLKEIYEQPTSLSQAIEGRIDPETGSIDLDGFPAGTFEGVDSVQFVACGTSYHAALYGSLTLTQAGVQSTALLANEYSVSAPPVDENTLVIAVTQSGETADTLSALRKASENGAQTVTVTNVVGSTASREADDTLLIRAGPEIGVAATKTFSSQAVMLTLLGQRITADVRGEESVGDLSPLLSDLERMPDQIESVLERSAAREIAEEYDGSQSYFFIGRGLGFPVALEGALKFKEITYEHAEGFASGELKHGPLALVTPDTPVFAVFTGVEDEKTLKNAEEAQTRGAPVIAVCPEGHPATDIADAHLEIPEADSDLAGLLANVQLQLVSYYAADLLDRPIDKPRNLAKSVTVE from the coding sequence ATGTGTGGAATTATCGGCCGCGTCGGAGACGGGGATGCTATCGACACGCTCCTCACTGGACTCGAGAATCTCGAATACCGCGGCTACGACTCCGCCGGCGTCGCCGTCCAGAACGGCGCCGGCATCAAGGTGCAGAAGCGCTCCGGAAAGGTACAGGAGCTGAAAAACTCGATCAACGGCGCGCCGCTCGAGGGCCGAGTGGGTATCGGCCACACGCGCTGGAGTACACACGGACCGCCGACCGACGAGAACGCACACCCCCACACCGACTCGACGGCCGACGTCGCGGTCGTTCACAACGGGATCATCGAGAACTACGCGACGCTGAAGACCCAACTGCGCGAGCAGGGCCACGAGTTCACGAGCGACACCGACACCGAGGTCATCCCCCACCTCATCCAGCAGTACCTGGACGAGGACATGGAGAACGAGGCCGCGTTCCGCCGCGCGATCGAGCGCCTCGAGGGGAGTTACGCCGTCGCGGTCATGTTCTCCGGCGAGCACGTCATCTACGCGGCCCGTCAGGGGTCGCCGCTGGTCGTCGGCATCGAGGACGACGAGTTCTTCCTCGCCAGCGACGTCCCGGCGTTCCTCGAGTACACCGACAGCGTCGTCTACCTCGAGGACGGCGACGTCGCGATCGTCGAACCCGACGGCGTCGAGTTTACGGATCTCGACGGCAACGCGATCGTTCGCGAGCCCGAAACCGTCGACTGGGACCCCGAACAGGCCGGGAAAGGCGAGTACGACCACTTCATGCTCAAGGAGATCTACGAGCAGCCGACCTCGCTCTCCCAGGCGATCGAGGGCCGGATCGACCCCGAGACCGGCTCGATCGACCTCGACGGTTTCCCCGCCGGCACGTTCGAGGGCGTCGACAGCGTCCAGTTCGTCGCCTGCGGGACGTCCTACCACGCGGCGCTGTACGGCTCGCTCACGCTGACTCAGGCCGGCGTCCAGTCGACCGCGCTGCTCGCCAACGAGTACAGCGTCTCCGCCCCGCCGGTCGACGAGAACACGCTCGTCATCGCGGTCACCCAGAGCGGCGAGACCGCCGACACCCTCAGCGCGCTCCGAAAAGCCAGTGAGAACGGCGCTCAGACGGTCACCGTGACCAACGTCGTCGGCTCGACCGCCTCGCGGGAGGCCGACGACACGCTGTTGATCCGCGCCGGTCCCGAAATCGGCGTCGCAGCCACCAAGACGTTCTCCTCGCAGGCGGTTATGCTCACCCTGCTCGGCCAGCGGATCACCGCCGACGTCCGCGGGGAGGAGTCGGTCGGCGACCTCTCGCCGCTGCTCTCGGATCTCGAGCGGATGCCCGATCAGATCGAGTCGGTGCTCGAACGCTCCGCCGCCCGGGAGATCGCCGAGGAGTACGACGGCAGCCAGTCGTACTTCTTCATCGGCCGCGGCCTCGGCTTCCCGGTCGCCCTCGAGGGCGCGCTCAAGTTCAAGGAGATCACCTACGAGCACGCCGAAGGGTTCGCCTCCGGCGAGCTGAAACACGGCCCGCTCGCGCTCGTCACCCCCGACACGCCGGTGTTCGCGGTGTTCACCGGGGTGGAAGACGAGAAGACGCTGAAGAACGCAGAGGAGGCCCAGACCCGCGGCGCCCCGGTGATCGCGGTCTGTCCGGAGGGCCACCCGGCGACGGACATCGCGGACGCCCACCTCGAGATTCCCGAGGCGGACTCGGATCTGGCGGGACTGCTCGCGAACGTCCAGCTCCAGCTCGTCTCCTACTACGCAGCCGACCTGCTCGACCGTCCGATCGACAAGCCGCGAAACCTGGCGAAGAGCGTCACCGTCGAGTAA
- a CDS encoding antibiotic biosynthesis monooxygenase family protein: protein MYLVTFRLDPGEYDEEFHELNDAVQAAAEDTDGYLGKRTWTDPESDEVLVVYYWESLDALEAFGADSDHRTAKRRWTEWYDAYEVTITDVIETYGSGFGDSADPPQ, encoded by the coding sequence ATGTATCTCGTCACGTTCCGGCTTGATCCGGGGGAGTACGATGAGGAGTTCCACGAGTTGAACGACGCGGTACAAGCGGCTGCCGAAGACACGGACGGGTATCTCGGCAAACGAACGTGGACCGATCCGGAGAGTGACGAGGTGCTCGTCGTCTACTACTGGGAGTCGCTGGACGCGCTCGAGGCGTTCGGAGCGGATTCAGACCACAGAACGGCGAAACGGCGGTGGACAGAGTGGTACGATGCGTACGAAGTCACTATCACGGACGTTATCGAAACGTACGGCAGCGGCTTTGGTGACTCCGCAGACCCGCCTCAGTAG
- a CDS encoding DNA polymerase V family protein produces MHTRDTAEDARTGRDQSFSGIHGGLILFGIVLFGVGVALSVGASGIVDSGFPAIGDDEPDAEDEAADDTGGEDESDQEGDGEERGEDESGDDSADDEGSGDGESGDEDGNGDDSNENGDGTDESGNGDEEDDELAHTLDIEATGSNAVAYEFSVEDALEPGDSQTDSEASVDGTTASGELESNSHTYQFEGDVELHRLDGDAEIYIDGELVHSNEGDDGPPGHDDEPPGHDDADNESDDDADDDADNDSDDDADNDSDDGGTWS; encoded by the coding sequence ATGCACACTCGAGATACTGCCGAAGACGCACGAACCGGGCGAGACCAGTCATTTAGCGGGATTCACGGCGGGTTGATCCTGTTCGGCATCGTGCTGTTCGGTGTCGGTGTCGCCCTCTCGGTGGGTGCAAGCGGCATCGTCGACTCCGGGTTCCCGGCTATCGGCGACGACGAACCGGATGCCGAAGACGAGGCGGCCGACGACACCGGCGGCGAGGACGAGAGTGACCAGGAAGGTGACGGCGAGGAGCGCGGAGAAGACGAGAGCGGTGACGACAGCGCCGATGACGAGGGCTCGGGAGACGGCGAATCCGGTGACGAAGACGGAAACGGTGACGACAGCAACGAGAACGGAGACGGAACCGATGAGTCCGGGAACGGAGACGAAGAGGACGACGAACTCGCCCACACCCTCGATATCGAAGCGACCGGTTCCAACGCCGTCGCGTACGAGTTTAGCGTCGAAGACGCCCTCGAGCCGGGAGATTCACAGACCGACTCGGAGGCGTCGGTCGACGGCACGACCGCAAGCGGGGAGCTCGAGTCGAACAGTCACACCTACCAGTTCGAGGGCGACGTCGAGTTACACCGACTCGACGGCGACGCGGAGATCTACATCGACGGCGAGCTCGTCCACTCGAACGAGGGCGACGACGGGCCGCCGGGACACGACGACGAACCACCGGGACACGACGACGCGGATAACGAATCGGACGACGACGCAGACGATGACGCGGATAACGACTCGGACGACGACGCAGATAACGACTCGGACGACGGTGGAACGTGGTCGTAA
- the glmU gene encoding bifunctional sugar-1-phosphate nucleotidylyltransferase/acetyltransferase, whose amino-acid sequence MKAIVLAAGEGTRIRPLSASLPKPMLPVADRPLVAHTVDAAIDAGATEVVLVIGYEADTVRDHFGDRYRGVPIQYAIQEEQAGTAHAVNTAREHIDGPFAVLNGDNLYDQAAIDRLFAESPAVCAFEVDDPRNYGVLSTIDGTVTGIVEKPSEPPTNLANAGAYAFPADAAEWLEVPESDRGEHEITDVLARVIDEYAVTPVTLERWMDVGRPWELLEANEWKLGELEGRIDGEVSEDARLEGPVVVESGAEIESGVVVEGPALIREGATVGPNAYIRGATLLGEGAKVGHAVEIKNSVLSPGATVGHLSYVGDSVLGRDVNFGAGTTVANLRHDDETIEFTVKGERTATGRRKFGVVAGDEVKTGINTSLTPGLRLDVGATTTPGETVDRDR is encoded by the coding sequence ATGAAAGCTATCGTTCTCGCGGCGGGCGAAGGCACGCGCATTCGACCGCTCTCCGCGTCGCTTCCGAAACCCATGCTCCCGGTCGCCGACCGGCCGCTGGTCGCCCACACGGTCGACGCGGCGATAGACGCCGGCGCGACGGAGGTCGTGCTCGTAATCGGCTACGAGGCCGACACCGTCCGGGATCACTTCGGCGACCGCTACCGCGGCGTTCCGATACAGTACGCGATTCAGGAGGAACAAGCCGGGACCGCCCACGCCGTCAACACCGCCCGCGAGCACATCGACGGGCCGTTCGCCGTCCTCAACGGCGACAACCTCTACGACCAGGCGGCGATCGACCGGCTGTTCGCCGAATCTCCCGCCGTCTGCGCGTTCGAGGTCGACGATCCCCGGAACTACGGGGTGCTCAGCACGATCGATGGGACCGTCACCGGTATCGTCGAAAAACCGAGCGAGCCGCCGACGAACCTCGCCAACGCCGGCGCCTACGCCTTCCCAGCCGACGCCGCCGAGTGGCTCGAGGTGCCCGAGAGCGACCGGGGCGAACACGAGATCACGGACGTCCTCGCGCGGGTGATCGACGAGTACGCGGTGACCCCGGTCACCCTCGAGCGGTGGATGGACGTCGGTCGCCCCTGGGAACTCCTCGAGGCCAACGAGTGGAAACTCGGCGAACTCGAGGGGCGGATTGACGGCGAAGTCAGCGAGGACGCCCGCCTCGAGGGTCCCGTCGTCGTCGAGTCGGGTGCTGAGATCGAATCGGGCGTCGTCGTCGAGGGACCGGCGCTGATCCGCGAGGGCGCCACCGTCGGCCCGAACGCCTACATTCGGGGCGCGACCCTCCTCGGCGAGGGCGCAAAAGTCGGTCACGCCGTCGAGATCAAAAACAGCGTGCTCTCGCCCGGTGCGACGGTCGGCCACCTCTCCTACGTCGGCGACAGCGTGCTGGGCCGGGACGTCAACTTCGGCGCCGGCACCACCGTCGCCAACCTCCGACACGACGACGAGACGATCGAGTTCACCGTCAAGGGCGAACGAACCGCGACCGGGCGGCGCAAATTCGGCGTCGTCGCCGGCGACGAGGTCAAAACGGGCATCAACACCAGCCTCACGCCCGGCCTCAGACTCGACGTCGGCGCCACCACCACACCCGGCGAAACCGTCGACCGCGACCGGTAG